DNA sequence from the Coregonus clupeaformis isolate EN_2021a chromosome 30, ASM2061545v1, whole genome shotgun sequence genome:
GCTTATGTCTAGATCAAAACTGTTCATAACTCTACTCTGCAGTGGTGAAGTGTGGAAAGCCCCCCACCATTGTCAACGGTGGACCTGTTATCCCACCTGAAGATGAGTACAGCTATGGAAGTGTTGTGGATTATAGCTGTAAGAATGATTACACTCTGGTTGGAACTAGATCCATATCCTGTGACAAGGACGGAGAATTCCAGCCAGCTCCACCTGAGTGTAAAAGTACGTTGGAAGCTtgccttttttccccttctttgtTTTAAACAGTCATAATTATGGTTGTTGATGAAACATTTAACTCTTCGTATGAACTGCTCACACTggtaaaatattgtaatcagattacagatacttttgaaaaatgacttcttggattacttttaaattcagaaaggattcgacatgtttctgttttctcaatgacattcaattcagcattgaaaaacggcatacattttaagtttgttccacctgagggagtctgaccacaagtcagagaccactatgatgacaaaTGAAATTCGTTTGATGGATCATTTTTGTCtacttctaatgcctcttaaggggaaagtaatcagattacattactgcgtttgggtaatccaaaggtTATGtaactgattacaattttggacagataactttaacggattacatttagaaacgaacctacccaaccctgtccACTACACAATCATGAGCAAGGTCACGGTCCAGATGATAAAATAAGTGTATAAATATCACAGTATCCAGCCTGATAAGATAGCACAGATTTCCAAGAGACAGCCTAGGGAGCGGTCTGAAAAGTGTACACCCTAATGTGTACTATACGCTAAAGACCATGATGCAACATTGAGTTCAGGGGAAGTGGGTTATAAAAAATCTAGCCTATTTATTGAATAGATCATGATAAGTTGCATGATGTACATAAATAGGTGGTTATAACAACATTGTGATATTGCTTCAAGTAGCCTAAAACCAATTATTAAGAGACTTGGGCCACCTTGTTTACTTCACAACAGTAGCTAATGAACATCTCTCTTTGTTTACATCTGTAGAGGTTACATGTCCTACTCCTTTTGTTGAGAATGGCGTTAGGACTGAAGGTCGTCTACCCCCCTACACGCACAAGTCTTTTGTGACGTATAAGTGCAAAGATGGatataagatggagggaatgGCCAGTTTGACCTGTGAAATAGAAGGCTGGTCAGCTCCTGATCCCATATGCAAAGGTAAGACTTGTTTCAGTGTTTATTTAACACACTTTAGCCTATATTTTAGATCAGATATTTTGCGCGTCATTTGGTGTTTAGGACCAGAAGACCAATGTGTCAGCAAACTTACTTTTTGAATTGAAATGATCTAATGTAAACATATTGAGACTATTTTGATAAGACAATATGGTATGTAGAGGGATAACAACAGTAAATTGATGTGACAGACTGGACAATTAAAATTATTGGCCTAATTGCATTGCATGCCTTTACAGCCCTTCCGACTACAACAAAGccccctactactactactactactactactactactactactactactacagatactactacagctactactacaAAGAAAACCACAAACCAAGGTAGAGTCCATTTTGATACTGCTTGGCACAATCCTAATCTAATTTACAGTGAgctacaaaagtattgggacagtgaacatttttgttgttgaaattatacaatgactatgaggttaaagtgcagactgtcagctttaatttgatggTATTTCCATCCAaattgggtgaaccgtttagaaattagagcactttttgtacatagtcccccccattttaggggaccaaaagtattgggacaaattaacTTATAGGTATATTAAAATAGTAAAAAgtaaagtatttggtcccatattcatagcacgcaatgactacatcaagcttgtgactcatttgttggatgcatttgctgttttgttttggttgtgtttcagattattttgtgcccaatagaaatgaatggtaaacaatgtattgtgtcattttggagtcacttttattgtaaataagaatataatgtttCTATACACttgtacattaatgtggatgctaccttgattatatggataatcctgaatgaatcgtgagtaATGATGAGTGAACTGTActaaactccagtatttttccttcatagcttgttctccatctttttaaatgggagcaaatttgttttcagcacttttatttccatgactgatcaaaattagttttcatggctctctcttgtccctctgcagcagacatatggtgagcaatatgtttggaacatcgaatagcaataaaatcacagtatctaATCGTAATACGTATAGAATCTTGAGAATCGCAAtgcatatcgtatcggcacctaagtatcgcgATAATATCATATTGTGAGGTTCCTGACAATTCCCAGCccttctcactcactcactcacacacacactcgtgaTAAAACTAGAATTACTtttctatatctatctatctctacagttaaaagtttggacacacctactcattcaagggtttttctttatttttactattttatacattgtagaataatagtgaagacatcaaaactatgaaataacatatggaatcatgtagcaaccaaaaaagtgttaaacaaatcaaaatatattttatatttgagattcttcaaatagccaccctttgcttgatgacagctttgcacactcttggcattctctcaaccagcttcacctggaatgcttttccaaccgttttgaaggagttcccatatatgctgagaacttgttggctgcttttcctttactctgccgtccgactcatcccaaaccatctcaatatattttgatttgtttgacacttttttggttatttaatgattccatatgtgttatttcatagttttgatgtcttcacgataattgtacaatgtagaaaatggtaaaaataaaggaaaacccttgaatgagtaggtgtgtccaaacttttgactggtactgtgtgtgtgtgtgtaattatttatatatatatatatatatatatatatatatatatacttacatacagtgggaagaacaagtatttgatacactgccgattttgcaggtgttcttacttacaaagcatgtagaggtactgctctgtttcagctgtcgtGGGCAGCCTAGCTGTTTGGAGAAGGTGCTTTTTCTGTACCCTTGAGTGCCTTGAATACAGGGACCTTTTGAAGTGTTTGGATATTGTTTTTGTAGATTTGATtggtggattcaaataaagtatttacTGTGTGTGTAGGCGCGCAAACCTTAATATCACTTCTTTGTGTAACAGATCGTGTACCTGGCCCTGATCCCCCAGCAGCCAAAGGTAAGCTGTCACCCAGTTGCTATCTATTGGTGTTGTATATGATGTTACAACAGTAAGCTGTCACCcagttgttctccccactgtagatagcaagtatttgatacactgccgattttgcagggtttcctacttacaaagtatgtagaggtctgtaatttttatcataggtacacttcaactgtgagagacggaatccagaaaatcacatagtatgatttttaagtaattaatttgcattttattgcatgacataagtatttgatacatcagaaaagcagaacttaatatttggtacagaaacctttgtttgcaattacagagatcatacgtttcctgtaggtcttgaccaggtttgcacacactgcagcagggattttggcccactcctccatacagaccttctccagatccttcaggtttcggggctgccgctgggcaatacggactttcagctctctccaaagattttctattgggttctggtctggagactggctaggccactccaggaccttgagatgcttcttacggagccactccttagttgccctggctgtgtgtttcgggtcgttgtcatgctggaagacccagccacgacccatcttcaatgctcttactgagggaaggaggttgttggccaagatctcgcgatacatggccccatccatcctcccctcaatacggtgcagtcgtcctgtcccctttgcagaaaagcatccccaaagaatgatgtttccacctccatgcttcacggttgggatggtgttcttggggttgtactcatccttcttcttcctccaaacacggcgagtggagtttagaccaaaaacctatatttgtgtctcatcagaccacacgaccttctcccattcctcctctggatcatccagatggtcattggcaaacttcagacgggcctggacatgcgctggcttgagctgggggaccttgcgtgcgctgcaggattttaatccatgacggcgtagtgtgttactaatggttttctttgagactgtggtcccagctctcttcaggtcattaaccaggtcctgccgtgtagttctgggctgatccctcaccttcctcatgatcattgatgccccacgaggtgagatcttgcatggagccccagaccgagggtgattgaccgtcatcttgaacttcttccattttctaataattgcgccaaaagttgttgccttctcaccaagctgcttgcctattgtcctgtagcccatcccagccttgtgcaggtctacaattttatccctgacgtccttacacagctctctggtcttggccattgtggagaggttggagtctgtttgattgagtgtgtggacaggtgtcttttatacaggtaacgagttcaaacaggtgcagttaatacaggtaatgagtggagaacaggagggcttcttaaagaaaaactaacaggtctgtgagagccggaattcttactggttggtaggtgatcaaatacttatgtcatgcaataaaatgcaaattaattacttaaaaatcataccatgtgatattctggattcttgttttagattccgtctctcacagtggaagtgtacctatgataaaaattacagacctctacatgctttgtaagtactaaaacctgcaaaatcggcagtgtatcaaatacttgttctccccactgtattggtGTTGTATATGATGTTACAACAGTAAGCTGTCAACCAGTTGCCATCTATAGGTGTTTTATACGATGTTACAATAGTTAGCTGTCATCCATACATGTTGTACAGTATATGATGTTCTCTTTGATGGTTCAAGCATTATTTAGACTATTTAGTGATGATTCATCTTGACTGCAAATTCATTTGTTTGTTTCTCTTACAGGCCACGCTGGGAAAATAGCAGGGGGTGTTATAGGTGGACTTGGTAAGTTGCAATAGATGTTATTTTGAATGACAAGTTGTGTGGATAATGACAGTAACAGTCCAACATGGTGACCTGTTAAACAAATAAGAAGTGTACTATATTCCATCTTATAAAGAATAATGGGATAAGCAGTATTTGTTGAACATTTTCAAATCTAGTCATCATGCAACAATGTTTACTTGTTGCTGTAccaataatacactgctcaaaaaaataaagggaacacttaaacaacacaatgtaactccaagtcaatcacacttctgtgaaatcaaactgtccacttaggaagcaacactgattgacaatacatttcacatgctgttgtgcaaatggaatagacaacaggtggaaattataggcaattagcaagacacccccaataaaggagtggttctgcaggtggtgaccacagaccacttctcagttcctatgcttcctggctgatgttttggtcaattttgaatgctggcggtgctttcactctagtggtagcatgagacggagtctacaacccacacaagtggctcaggtagtgcagctcatccaggatggcacatcaatgcgagctatggcaagaaggtttgctgtgtctgtcagcgtagtgtccagagcatggaggcgctaccaggagacaggctagtacatcaggagacgtggaggaggccgtaggagggcaacaacccagcagcaggaccgctacctccgcctttgtgcaaggaggagcaggaggagcactgccagagccctgcaaaatgacctccagcaggccacaaatgtgcatgtgtctgctcaaatggtcagaaacagactccatgagggtggtatgagggcccgacgtccacaggtgggggttgtgcttacagcccaacaccgtgcaggacgtttggcatttgccagagaacaccaagattggcaaattcgccactggcgccctgtgctcttcacagatgcaggttcacactgagcacatgtgacagagtctggagacaccatggagaacgttctgctgcctgcaacatcctccagcatgaccggtttggcggtgggtcagtcatggtgtggggtggcatttctttgcggggccgcacagccctccatgtgctcgccagaggtagcctgactgccattaggtaccgagatgagatcctcagaccccttgtgagaccatatgctggtgcggttggccctgggttcctcctaatgcgagacattgctagacctcatgtggctggagtgtgtcagcagttcctgcaagaggaaggcattgatgctatggactggcccgcccgttccccagacctgaatccaattgagcacatctgggacatcatgtctcgctccatccaccaacgccacgttgcaccacagactgtccaggagttggcggatgctttagtccaggtctgggaggagatccctcaggagaccatccgccacctcatcaggagcatgcccaggcgttgtagggaggtcatacaggcacgtggaggccacacacactactgagcctcattttgacttgttttaaggacattacatcaaagttggatcagcctgtagttggatcagcctgtagccaaatccagacctccatgggttgataaatttgatttccattgataatttttgtgtgattttgttgtcagcacattcaactatgtaaagaaaaaagtatttaataagattatttcattcattcagatctaggatgtgttattttagtgttcccttttatttttttttgagcagtgtatattttctaACATACTCACCAATGTATTTTGAATACATTGGTAGTATTCCGTTCAACCCTTACCTTGCAGGACTGACATTAAGTTATTTGTAATAATTTTCTATTGTTACTGGCATACAAACCTATAACAATACCACATTCTGTTGACATTCCATTATTTGTATTCATGTTGGTCACAATAAGGAGAAGGAATGTTGTGGTTTTAAACTCTACGCCAAGTAAAAATTAACTTTCATATGTTAAACAGAATATTACCTCATGGATTCAAAATTCTCCTTTTTCTTTCTAGTCGGTGTTTGTATTATAGGATTTATAATCTACAAATTTAAAGGACGGTAAGAAGTTGTCTCATTTCATTAACTAACATCCGATCAAGGCTTGTTTCCTGTTATggctcctccctcttttctttGTGCTCACTAAAACAACTGTTGCTCAGTTTCATGTGTTCTTACACTGGCACCGTAGCCATCTATGCCGGTTTCAGCTAAATGCTGCATGATTTACATTTGCAAAGCTTTCTGGTATTTTAATATCAATAtacacacactccagccacattaTTGAAGCTGCAAAGTAAACGCAATGGCCATTTTGTCCGAAAAATATTATATTGTTGTTAAACA
Encoded proteins:
- the LOC121545741 gene encoding C4b-binding protein alpha chain isoform X4, which codes for MTLEGSNMVLTSTQETFADGTETHFQCAFGYVSAGGSRSVTCTSGVWSKVKLTCELRSCGSPGEVINGQYHLSGIVFGAKAVALCDTGYTLVGSGVRNCLVGGWDGRVPVCEVVKCGKPPTIVNGGPVIPPEDEYSYGSVVDYSCKNDYTLVGTRSISCDKDGEFQPAPPECKKVTCPTPFVENGVRTEGRLPPYTHKSFVTYKCKDGYKMEGMASLTCEIEGWSAPDPICKALPTTTKPPTTTTTTTTTTTTTTTDTTTATTTKKTTNQDRVPGPDPPAAKGHAGKIAGGVIGGLVGVCIIGFIIYKFKGRSQVGYSGNVATNNSEDREL
- the LOC121545741 gene encoding C4b-binding protein alpha chain isoform X1 — protein: MQPSKDVCWSLTIWMVNLAFMVLTVQAQDCSKPMTLEGSNMVLTSTQETFADGTETHFQCAFGYVSAGGSRSVTCTSGVWSKVKLTCELRSCGSPGEVINGQYHLSGIVFGAKAVALCDTGYTLVGSGVRNCLVGGWDGRVPVCEVVKCGKPPTIVNGGPVIPPEDEYSYGSVVDYSCKNDYTLVGTRSISCDKDGEFQPAPPECKKVTCPTPFVENGVRTEGRLPPYTHKSFVTYKCKDGYKMEGMASLTCEIEGWSAPDPICKALPTTTKPPTTTTTTTTTTTTTTTDTTTATTTKKTTNQDRVPGPDPPAAKGHAGKIAGGVIGGLVGVCIIGFIIYKFKGRSQVGYSGNVATNNSEDREL
- the LOC121545741 gene encoding C4b-binding protein alpha chain isoform X3, whose product is MQPSKDVCWSLTIWMVNLAFMVLTVQAQDCSKPMTLEGSNMVLTSTQETFADGTETHFQCAFGYVSAGGSRSVTCTSGVWSKVKLTCELRSCGSPGEVINGQYHLSGIVFGAKAVALCDTGYTLVGSGVRNCLVGGWDGRVPVCEVVKCGKPPTIVNGGPVIPPEDEYSYGSVVDYSCKNDYTLVGTRSISCDKDGEFQPAPPECKKVTCPTPFVENGVRTEGRLPPYTHKSFVTYKCKDGYKMEGMASLTCEIEGWSAPDPICKALPTTTKPPTTTTTTTTTTTTTTTDTTTATTTKKTTNQDRVPGPDPPAAKGHAGKIAGGVIGGLVQSLICFSLLLLL
- the LOC121545741 gene encoding C4b-binding protein alpha chain isoform X2 — protein: MQPSKDVCWSLTIWMVNLAFMVLTVQAQDCSKPMTLEGSNMVLTSTQETFADGTETHFQCAFGYVSAGGSRSVTCTSGVWSKVKLTCELRSCGSPGEVINGQYHLSGIVFGAKAVALCDTGYTLVGSGVRNCLVGGWDGRVPVCEVVKCGKPPTIVNGGPVIPPEDEYSYGSVVDYSCKNDYTLVGTRSISCDKDGEFQPAPPECKKVTCPTPFVENGVRTEGRLPPYTHKSFVTYKCKDGYKMEGMASLTCEIEGWSAPDPICKALPTTTKPPTTTTTTTTTTTTTTTDTTTATTTKKTTNQDRVPGPDPPAAKGHAGKIAGGVIGGLVGVCIIGFIIYKFKGRTKSYLL